Within Sorghum bicolor cultivar BTx623 chromosome 2, Sorghum_bicolor_NCBIv3, whole genome shotgun sequence, the genomic segment TGCAAAGCACGTGACAATGAAGGGAAATTTTACTCTAGACAGACCAGGTTATCATGTTTCGAAGAAGAATTGTGCAAGCAAAGTGGTTGATAAGAACTCAACATCTATTGTCCTAGCTTGTTGTCTTTCATCCCATCATCTGTCCATCATTGAGATACTCATCTATTTCTACAACAAATGAAGCAGAAAAAGATGTCCCCACTTGAGAAAACCTTATGATCCAGACCTATTGACTGTACCATGGAGAGAAAAAGAAGGAAACTTAGAATGAATGTACATGGCAAATTTAAAATAACTTCCCATCATTCAGATTTGCTCTCGCCATTTGTTTGAACAATATCTGGTTTTATAATAACAACTTCCAATTAAGAAGTACATTAAACAGGACAAAACAATATTCCGATAGCACAAATTAAGGAAAAAGCATGTGGTTGTTTGTCTAACTGTGCCATGCATAGGCACACAAAAGTGAACTAAGTAGCAATAAATAGAAGAACAAAATGAAGTTGTCATATTTATCTGAATAAGCAAGTACCGTAACTTTGGAAACTAATTTTATAGTTATTTACTGAGGCTGCAATACAGGCTAAAAAGAATGGAGGATGAAAGCATGAGCTGCTAACCTGAACAGCAGCTAAAACATGAAATCCTCGCTGTTAACAGAACTATTAGAAATGTAGTGTGTTGATTAGTGCTTTGACAGCAAGTAGACTTAACCAAGCTACGCGGACTTCAACATGTAAAGAAAGTAAAACTGTAATAACCCCCCACAAAAGCTATTTTAAAATGAAATTAGCTACAAATTTTAGGGCTACATGTAACGATAAGTCATTAGGATTTAATAATTTTGACAGAAAAGGTGATGTTTATGATTAATAACATACAAAACTTTAATGGCGGAGCTCCCTCTAATATTTAAGAATTGTGATGGTTGAAACATAAATGATAGAGGTCCACACATTCCAACACTTATTTACCATTAAGGAGGTTAGGAGCAGGGGTTATAGCTACAATTCTTGAAGGATGAAAAATTATGCAACCTGAAAGCATGATTACACTTACAAAAAGATAAATATCATAAGACAGAGAGGTCATGCATGTGGCAATGTGGCATGTATCAATCAGGAAGCATGGATAAACATGGATAAACATTGATCATTTTTACATATTGTAAAATGGGCCCACCAAGTTCCTTCTACATGTGTATGCATGCTTGCAGCATGTATCTAAGTAATTTGAAGGCTAACTAATTAAAATTTTCCATGTTGGTACATAGCCTAGACTGCAGCAGGCAATTTTCAATATCCTTATCATCATCCTGACTCTATGAAGGCAAAGGGCAAAGGCTGAAAAATTGATACCAATTCAAGTACTTAATGTTATATTTTCTGGCATGACTGAGCAAGGAAAGGTTCATTGCATCACCTTGCATAATATATGTGGTAAATATAAAGCCCTAGATAACATAATAATAAGGAAGTTACCATAGCACTATGAAAACACACCTTTCCTTTGAAGAAGATAGAATGTGTATAAAATATAGAATCTACTCAAGAGGTAGTTGAATATGTTTGATGAACCACTCATATAAACTTATAAAAATCATAAGGTGAAGTTGAAATCTAAAAACGAAGTTAGGACCACTCTCATAATCTGTAGGTGAAAGAATTTACTAACTGAACactttgacagttccaaaacgACATAGCTTTGTTCTGTGTCCACGGAGAAAAGCACCCTCCTTTTATTGCAAGACTAATATATTTCGTAggataaaaaaacataaagacAAAAGATAATCTTGGTAGAACTTTATTGCTCTAAAAGTTCAtccttgtattttttttaaatgaaCGTGCTCAAACATTTATAAAACAAGGTTCACAGTTAGGGGAACACAGAAGGCACTAATCTACAAAAGAAACAATTCATTACCACCTAGCAAACCTACCACAACCGCATGCTGAGCAGATTAGAAATCCGAAGAAAACAATCTTTGAATCTAGTAGACTAGACACTAAAGATCAAGCACAAATAGGGTAGGAGAAGTGCCCATATCCATCCATACCTGGTGGCTGAGCCTGTGCGCActgagagagaagcgaggaggGGATGACTCGgcgtcgccgccgctgctgcagAACCCTGGGTGGAGGGGCCAGCAACCGCCACATCCAGCTGCGGAGCTGAACCACCGGCGCAAAGGAAGAGGGCACGCGCAGCTGGGGTCCTCGAGCAGAAGCACCTAGGGTTTCCTGTAGCACAGGAGCACATGAGGAAcgacggaggaggaggacgggaagaggaggaggaggaggcagatgaagaggcagaggaggaggagggcgccCGCGGGGAGCCGCTCGCGGCCGGCGTCGGCGCCGTCGCCATCtcgtcgccccaggcgtctggCATCGGGAGGAGACGGGAAGTGAAGAGTTTGGGAATGTTTTTTTTTGCTGAGATGAGGGGGGCTGTTTTTTTTCCCATCCCATGAACAGTAACACAGGACACGTGGACACGTCGGCTTCCGGCCGAGCGTAGGCGTCTTAATAAGAGTAAATAAATGCACTGAATCCAATAGAAAATACAGCCCTTTTTAAAAGATTCAGAGAAAATATGGCTACATATACAGCTTGCTAGCACATGGTACAGAATGAGCAacatcaggccttgtttagttcgcaaaaattttgttTTTGGTTACTGTAGtactgaagcgcccctggtaaaccaggaactcaaatgtgatacaatactagtcccaggaggctagtaacacatttattacatcagataagtttcagcgcagtagtctcggtaagcgtggacaaggaagacacgctataataataagacaccaaaat encodes:
- the LOC8055574 gene encoding uncharacterized protein LOC8055574 isoform X5, which produces MGKKTAPLISAKKNIPKLFTSRLLPMPDAWGDEMATAPTPAASGSPRAPSSSSASSSASSSSSSRPPPPSFLMCSCATGNPRCFCSRTPAARALFLCAGGSAPQLDVAVAGPSTQGSAAAAATPSHPLLASLSVRTGSATSCQQIGCTKISFFCLATLLIQESIAFPYHVSDESLSEPCQCKSFIDQGPSHGTTWWLFLGLTGMRLWIYASAKWGRQGLQDGIWIVVNDPYSNKYDDVKLPDKKPASSLFLFTKCRKILSSACDSTIMLLSLPTVPCFH